The following are encoded in a window of Methylicorpusculum oleiharenae genomic DNA:
- a CDS encoding DUF4391 domain-containing protein — protein sequence MNAALFAYPKQAQYGRVLSKNKIYKHAVPSAAIKTLFIEQVEQIVWQFKLAPETINLPAKPAVPEIQIFDVTLKTPALDHEVLRCIDKAIPFPIIFQLLYDQRIQPIATYKRPNEADTAKWVIDGYFSAGWLPEDTIREPLPIALDLQALYEQLLRKLLPLPQRAQEPLKEHVARINQWQGKQNEYQKYQTRLNKEKQFNRKVEINAQVRRLKTELEQLAS from the coding sequence ATGAATGCCGCCTTGTTCGCTTACCCTAAGCAAGCTCAATATGGCCGGGTGCTCAGCAAAAACAAAATCTACAAACACGCCGTACCCAGCGCGGCGATCAAAACCCTATTCATCGAACAAGTCGAGCAAATCGTCTGGCAGTTCAAACTGGCGCCGGAAACCATCAATCTGCCCGCCAAACCGGCCGTCCCGGAAATCCAAATCTTCGATGTGACGCTTAAAACACCGGCGCTGGATCATGAAGTGTTACGCTGCATAGATAAAGCCATTCCGTTTCCGATCATTTTTCAATTGCTTTACGACCAGCGTATTCAACCAATAGCCACCTACAAACGACCCAATGAAGCGGATACAGCCAAATGGGTCATTGATGGGTACTTTTCGGCGGGTTGGTTACCAGAAGATACGATACGCGAACCCTTGCCAATTGCCCTGGATTTGCAGGCTTTATACGAACAATTGCTCCGCAAACTGTTACCCTTACCGCAGCGCGCACAAGAACCATTAAAAGAACATGTCGCACGCATCAACCAATGGCAAGGCAAACAAAACGAATACCAAAAATACCAAACGCGGCTCAATAAGGAAAAGCAGTTCAACCGCAAGGTTGAGATCAACGCCCAAGTGCGCCGCCTGAAAACCGAACTAGAACAGCTAGCCAGCTAA
- a CDS encoding helicase-related protein: protein MEIIDNINHLLGENLKRTIKSNAKLKIAASCFSIFAYAALKKDLEKVESLEFIFTSPTFVPHEATDKIKKEQREFHIPKAGRERNFYGSEFEIQLKNKLTQKAIAKECADWMRRKATFRSNRSKAPMQQFACVDNKQDAAIYMPLHGFTAVDLGYLKGDAVSNIVNKMDEPTSTRVFLSLFDQIWNDPEKLEDVTARLYDHIASVYQENSPERIYFLMLYNIFNEFLEDLNEDVLPNDRTGYQDSLIWKKLFNFQKDAATGIINKLETYNGCILADSVGLGKTFTALAVIKYYELRNRSVLVLCPKKLADNWLTYNRNLTTNIFVKDRFNYDVLCHTDLLRTSGESYGIPLNRINWGNYDLVVIDESHNFRNNDAYKDKETRYQKLMNTVIKQGVKTKVLMLSATPVNNRFADLRNQLALAYEGDSDNLNQKLRTEKDIETIFNRAQAAFNLWSNLPPEQRTAATILSALDFDFFELLDSVTIARSRKHIETFYDTADIGKFPERLKPLSFHCPLTLRDDVIGFNEIFNQLSLMKLAVYAPISYILPSRLAKYEALYDTQVGGGRLKFKQSDREKSLQALMTTNLLKRLESSVQAFRLTLQGLKANHQNTLAKIDDFLKTGHAANFADTSAAFENVDEDDENFPMPDDASIGSKVQINLADMDLPSWQHDLSADLFVIDALLAEMNKVKPEDDAKLQHLIERIHAKLANPINAGNKKVLIFTAFADTAHYLYANLAESLLASHHLHTGKVTGSDSPKSTLKKTYDFQSLLTLFSPRSKDKAAILPNETAEIDILIGTDCISEGQNLQDCDYLINYDIHWNPVRIIQRFGRVDRIGSQNSCIQLVNYWPDISLDEYINLKERVENRMMIADVTATGDDNVLVTQSHDVTYRKEQLRRLQEEVIEMEDLKTGVSITDLGLNDFRMDLLNYVKTHGDLANIPSGMHAVVPATPSIGLLPGVIFTLRNRNHGININQHNRLHPYYLVYIGQDGAIITDHTEVKRLLDLVRTACRGQAQPISTVCRLFNQATEDGRNMHAYSNLLDQAIRSMMDVKEEKDLDSLFSGGRTTALVDTIAGLDDFELIAFIVIQGNA, encoded by the coding sequence ATGGAAATCATCGACAACATCAACCACTTACTGGGTGAAAACCTGAAACGGACGATCAAGTCGAATGCCAAGCTAAAAATTGCCGCGTCGTGCTTTTCTATTTTCGCCTATGCAGCGCTGAAGAAAGATCTGGAAAAAGTTGAGTCGCTGGAGTTCATCTTCACCTCACCCACCTTCGTACCCCACGAAGCCACCGACAAAATCAAAAAAGAACAGCGTGAATTCCATATTCCCAAAGCAGGCCGAGAACGTAACTTCTACGGCAGCGAGTTTGAAATCCAGCTCAAAAACAAGCTGACGCAAAAAGCCATTGCCAAAGAATGCGCGGACTGGATGCGACGTAAAGCCACCTTTCGCTCCAATCGCAGCAAAGCCCCCATGCAACAATTCGCCTGTGTGGACAACAAGCAGGATGCCGCTATCTATATGCCTCTGCATGGTTTTACTGCGGTCGATTTGGGCTACCTTAAAGGTGACGCGGTTTCCAACATCGTCAACAAAATGGACGAGCCGACCAGTACCCGGGTTTTCCTGAGTTTGTTCGATCAAATTTGGAACGATCCAGAAAAGTTGGAGGATGTTACCGCCCGACTCTACGACCACATTGCTTCGGTCTATCAAGAAAACTCACCCGAACGCATCTATTTCCTGATGCTCTACAACATCTTTAATGAGTTTCTGGAAGACCTGAACGAAGATGTATTGCCGAACGACCGCACCGGTTACCAAGACAGTTTGATCTGGAAAAAGCTGTTCAACTTCCAAAAAGACGCGGCCACCGGCATCATCAATAAACTGGAAACCTACAATGGCTGCATCCTGGCCGATAGCGTGGGTCTCGGTAAAACCTTCACTGCGTTAGCTGTCATCAAATATTACGAACTGCGTAACCGGTCCGTATTGGTGCTGTGTCCGAAAAAACTGGCGGATAACTGGCTGACCTACAACCGCAATCTCACCACCAATATTTTCGTCAAGGATCGTTTCAACTATGACGTGCTGTGCCATACCGACCTATTGCGCACCAGCGGCGAATCCTACGGCATCCCGCTGAACAGGATCAATTGGGGCAACTACGATCTGGTGGTCATCGACGAATCGCATAACTTCCGCAATAACGACGCTTACAAGGATAAGGAAACCCGCTATCAAAAGCTGATGAATACCGTCATCAAGCAAGGTGTCAAAACCAAAGTGTTGATGCTGTCCGCCACGCCGGTCAACAACCGCTTTGCCGACTTGCGCAATCAATTAGCCTTAGCCTATGAAGGCGATTCGGATAATCTCAATCAAAAGCTCCGTACCGAAAAAGACATCGAAACCATCTTTAACCGAGCCCAGGCCGCATTCAACTTATGGTCTAACTTGCCACCGGAACAACGTACCGCCGCCACCATACTCAGCGCGCTGGATTTCGACTTTTTCGAACTGCTCGATAGCGTCACCATCGCCCGTTCCCGCAAACACATAGAGACCTTCTACGATACCGCCGACATCGGAAAATTTCCGGAACGCTTAAAACCGCTGTCGTTTCATTGTCCGTTGACCCTGCGCGACGACGTCATCGGTTTTAATGAGATTTTCAATCAATTGTCTCTGATGAAACTGGCGGTCTATGCGCCGATCAGTTACATCCTGCCCAGTCGCTTGGCCAAATATGAAGCCTTGTATGATACCCAAGTCGGTGGCGGCAGATTGAAGTTCAAACAGTCCGACCGGGAAAAGAGCCTGCAAGCCTTAATGACCACCAACTTGCTGAAACGTCTGGAAAGCTCGGTCCAAGCCTTCCGTTTGACCTTGCAAGGTTTAAAAGCTAATCATCAAAACACCCTCGCCAAAATCGACGACTTTCTTAAAACCGGCCATGCCGCCAACTTTGCCGATACCAGCGCGGCCTTCGAGAATGTCGACGAGGACGACGAAAACTTCCCCATGCCCGACGATGCCAGCATCGGCAGCAAGGTGCAGATCAATTTGGCCGATATGGATTTACCGTCCTGGCAGCACGATTTAAGCGCCGATTTGTTCGTAATTGATGCGCTTCTGGCGGAGATGAATAAGGTTAAACCCGAAGACGACGCCAAGCTGCAGCACCTGATAGAGCGGATTCACGCCAAGCTGGCCAACCCCATCAACGCCGGCAATAAAAAAGTGCTGATATTCACCGCCTTCGCCGATACCGCCCATTATCTTTATGCCAATCTGGCGGAAAGTCTGTTAGCCAGCCATCATCTGCATACGGGCAAAGTCACCGGTAGCGACAGCCCTAAATCCACGCTGAAAAAAACTTACGACTTCCAATCTCTGCTCACGTTGTTTTCGCCACGCTCCAAAGACAAAGCCGCCATTCTGCCTAACGAAACCGCAGAGATAGACATTCTGATCGGCACCGACTGTATTTCCGAAGGCCAAAACCTGCAAGATTGCGATTATCTGATCAACTACGACATTCACTGGAACCCGGTTCGCATCATTCAGCGCTTTGGCCGGGTGGATCGTATTGGTTCACAAAATAGCTGCATTCAATTGGTCAACTATTGGCCCGACATCAGCCTGGACGAATACATCAATCTCAAGGAACGCGTCGAAAACCGGATGATGATCGCTGACGTCACCGCCACAGGCGACGACAACGTGCTGGTTACGCAATCCCATGATGTGACTTACCGCAAGGAGCAATTGCGGCGTTTGCAGGAAGAAGTCATTGAAATGGAAGACTTGAAAACCGGCGTGTCGATCACCGACTTAGGGCTAAACGACTTTCGGATGGATTTACTCAACTACGTCAAAACCCATGGCGACCTTGCCAACATTCCCAGTGGCATGCATGCCGTCGTACCCGCCACCCCTTCTATTGGCCTATTGCCCGGCGTGATTTTCACCCTGCGTAATCGCAACCACGGCATCAACATCAACCAACATAACCGCCTGCACCCTTATTACCTGGTCTACATCGGTCAGGACGGCGCCATCATTACCGATCATACCGAAGTCAAACGCTTACTCGATTTAGTCCGCACCGCTTGCAGAGGTCAAGCTCAACCGATCAGCACCGTTTGCCGCTTGTTCAATCAAGCCACCGAAGACGGTCGCAACATGCACGCCTATTCAAACTTGCTGGATCAAGCCATTCGTTCGATGATGGACGTTAAAGAAGAAAAAGATCTGGACAGCCTGTTTAGCGGCGGTCGAACCACCGCATTAGTGGATACCATCGCAGGGTTGGATGATTTTGAATTAATCGCCTTCATCGTAATACAGGGCAATGCATGA
- a CDS encoding site-specific integrase encodes MKSDHHTSNWLFDSQLAPFVDAFMLHLFDCRYASHTIDNYLAGLTHFAQWITESHIDVKTIDEKLIQHFLNDHLPSCCCEQPAFSYAKDLHAALGHLLKILRANAIIGDPSIGQTPVDEELRRFDGHMSHVRGLAATTRKQYLGIVRCLLLAQFADREVVIAEIKPNQIQQFIASQSTRCSVAASIGASVSALRGYFRYRATLGDAVHHLIGVTSFPANWQQASLPKTLTKHEVECLLSALTQDSLAALRTAAIVHCALDLGLRSSEVAYLSLDDIDWSAATITLHGTKGRREDVMPLPAATGQAIADYLTYERPPTSNRAVFVRNIAPRDQPIGPDLIRKSIRQAYARAGLPYTRSHLLRHTMASRLLESGSSLKEVADVLRHRSLNTTLVYAKLDSQNLATVALPWPGSAS; translated from the coding sequence ATGAAATCTGATCACCATACAAGCAATTGGCTGTTTGACAGCCAATTGGCACCCTTCGTTGATGCATTTATGCTGCACCTGTTTGATTGCCGCTATGCATCCCACACCATTGATAATTACCTTGCCGGACTGACGCATTTTGCTCAGTGGATCACCGAAAGCCATATTGATGTCAAAACCATCGATGAAAAGCTAATCCAACATTTTCTAAATGACCACCTGCCAAGCTGTTGCTGCGAGCAGCCGGCATTTTCTTATGCCAAAGATTTACATGCGGCGCTGGGACATTTGCTGAAAATCCTGCGTGCCAATGCCATCATCGGCGATCCATCGATAGGCCAAACGCCCGTAGACGAGGAACTTCGACGATTCGATGGTCACATGAGCCATGTGCGCGGACTCGCTGCCACAACACGTAAGCAGTATCTTGGTATCGTTCGCTGTCTGCTATTGGCGCAGTTTGCCGATCGAGAAGTGGTGATTGCCGAGATCAAACCGAACCAGATTCAGCAGTTCATAGCCAGCCAAAGCACGCGATGTTCCGTGGCGGCCAGTATCGGTGCATCGGTTTCGGCATTACGCGGCTATTTTCGCTATCGCGCCACCCTGGGCGATGCAGTTCATCATCTGATCGGCGTCACCAGTTTTCCGGCCAACTGGCAACAAGCCTCGCTACCGAAAACGCTGACCAAGCACGAAGTAGAATGCTTGCTAAGCGCACTTACGCAGGATAGCCTGGCGGCGCTTCGAACGGCGGCCATCGTGCATTGCGCATTGGATCTGGGCCTGCGCAGTAGCGAGGTCGCTTATCTTAGCCTGGATGACATCGATTGGTCGGCGGCGACGATTACTCTACATGGCACCAAGGGACGGCGTGAAGATGTCATGCCCTTACCAGCGGCCACCGGTCAAGCGATTGCCGATTACCTGACGTATGAACGACCACCCACCAGTAACCGTGCGGTGTTCGTTCGTAACATAGCGCCACGCGATCAGCCTATCGGCCCTGATTTGATCCGGAAGTCGATCCGCCAGGCTTATGCGCGAGCGGGCTTGCCCTACACGCGGTCTCATTTGCTGAGGCATACCATGGCCAGCAGACTCCTGGAGAGTGGTAGCTCCCTCAAAGAAGTGGCGGATGTCTTGCGGCATCGCTCGCTCAATACCACACTGGTTTATGCCAAACTCGACAGCCAGAACCTGGCAACGGTCGCCTTGCCTTGGCCTGGGAGTGCATCATGA
- a CDS encoding tyrosine-type recombinase/integrase yields the protein MNIPITMTTHAENYLRERRRLGFGLRSPGYSIISFAHYIDALNTQEPLTVELMADWARQDQGHSDDPATWARRLKNLRSFCRYLQQFEPRTEVPDDSIFGRVGQRLAPHIYTEQEIIDLLAAAHNLDSFIQGLRGATYETLFGLLASTGLRISEALHLLDSDVDLKTGMLAIRQTKFAKSRYVPLHPSTVEALKQYRSQRDIHIPVTDDTPFFISTRGRLLGHKLDSRQVHRVFIQLREQLGWINRGAHHGPRIHDLRHTFVVRRILLWQAQGMDVDRQMLALSTYVGHAMVTNTYWYMTGIPELMAVAANRFEAFAQLPEVCHD from the coding sequence ATGAATATACCTATTACGATGACAACCCATGCCGAAAATTACTTGCGTGAACGGCGTCGACTAGGTTTTGGCTTGCGCTCGCCTGGCTACTCAATCATCAGTTTTGCTCATTATATTGATGCTTTGAACACCCAAGAACCACTAACCGTCGAGCTGATGGCAGACTGGGCACGGCAAGACCAGGGTCATAGCGATGATCCTGCCACATGGGCCAGGCGACTGAAGAATCTGCGTTCCTTTTGCCGCTACCTACAACAATTTGAACCGCGCACCGAGGTACCTGATGACAGCATCTTTGGCCGAGTCGGCCAGCGCTTGGCTCCGCATATTTATACTGAGCAGGAGATCATCGATTTGCTGGCCGCCGCGCATAACCTGGATTCCTTTATTCAAGGCTTGCGGGGTGCTACCTACGAGACATTGTTCGGGTTACTCGCGTCGACGGGGCTGCGAATTTCCGAAGCCTTGCATTTACTGGATTCTGATGTCGACTTAAAGACTGGCATGCTTGCCATACGGCAAACCAAGTTTGCCAAATCGCGCTATGTACCGCTTCATCCCAGTACGGTAGAGGCGCTTAAACAGTATCGGTCGCAACGCGACATCCATATCCCTGTCACGGACGATACGCCATTTTTTATCAGTACGCGGGGACGACTCCTCGGGCATAAACTGGATTCTCGGCAGGTTCATCGGGTGTTTATCCAATTACGTGAGCAATTGGGCTGGATCAATCGCGGTGCCCATCATGGTCCGCGCATTCACGACTTGCGCCATACGTTTGTTGTTCGCCGCATACTGCTATGGCAGGCACAAGGCATGGATGTCGACCGACAGATGCTGGCTTTATCCACTTATGTCGGGCATGCCATGGTCACCAATACTTACTGGTATATGACGGGTATTCCCGAGCTGATGGCCGTGGCAGCCAATCGGTTTGAAGCCTTTGCGCAGTTACCGGAGGTGTGTCATGACTGA
- a CDS encoding tyrosine-type recombinase/integrase, producing the protein MTEATAPHPVSFSALVQQFFTEYLVNQRAMSPRTIASYRDAMLLFLDFTQHRLGKMPTAVKLADITPDLILAFLDHLELQRHNTVRSRNLRLTALRAFLKFAARRDVSSFFVIEQALGIPMKRFERPMLGFLSREEMLAILGQPGETWTSQRDHLLLTLLYNTGARVSEIIGIKVGDVVMGESACVHLRGKGRKQRSTPLWKSTVQEIRAWLKRNPALDADAALLPNRDGQPMTRCNVTQRLNIAVELAAQTMSSLSKRKISPHTIRHYLPFLTISCKASPIVYSLQTHLILSI; encoded by the coding sequence ATGACTGAAGCCACAGCACCCCATCCAGTCTCCTTCTCGGCTTTGGTCCAGCAGTTTTTTACCGAATATCTGGTCAATCAACGCGCCATGAGTCCGCGCACGATTGCCTCGTATCGGGATGCCATGCTGCTATTCCTGGATTTCACCCAGCATCGCCTGGGGAAAATGCCAACGGCAGTGAAATTGGCCGATATTACCCCGGATTTGATCCTGGCCTTCCTGGACCACTTGGAACTGCAACGCCACAACACCGTGCGTAGCCGGAACTTGAGGCTGACAGCCTTACGCGCATTTTTGAAATTCGCCGCCCGACGCGACGTATCGTCATTTTTCGTAATTGAACAGGCGCTGGGTATCCCCATGAAACGGTTCGAACGACCCATGCTGGGTTTTCTGAGCCGCGAGGAGATGTTAGCCATATTGGGCCAACCCGGTGAAACCTGGACATCCCAGCGCGACCATCTATTACTGACCTTACTTTACAACACCGGCGCTCGGGTTTCCGAAATCATTGGTATCAAAGTCGGCGATGTCGTCATGGGCGAATCGGCTTGTGTCCACTTGCGTGGTAAGGGACGCAAGCAACGCTCGACACCTTTATGGAAAAGCACGGTCCAGGAAATCAGAGCTTGGTTGAAACGTAATCCAGCATTAGATGCTGATGCCGCGTTACTGCCGAATCGAGATGGTCAGCCGATGACTCGTTGCAATGTTACCCAGCGACTCAATATTGCAGTCGAGCTTGCCGCCCAGACGATGAGTAGTCTGTCCAAGCGAAAGATATCGCCTCACACCATCCGTCACTATCTACCCTTCCTGACTATCTCTTGTAAGGCCTCGCCGATCGTGTATTCCCTGCAAACACACCTCATTTTATCGATATAG
- a CDS encoding site-specific integrase → MKYRINNQVVLSQIPLGPLAAHIGSFADFISAQGYALYTIHRQVHLAADFSQWLKLKGIELHCISSDHPRLYLRDRARQVQPCRGDAAALSHLIGFLRGEGLIPTEKVSEPRLTPAEHCAQAYEQYLREARALAEATIVNYVPFISHFLKDCFGDGPVTLSDLSARDVVSFVQHQAQRLHRKRAKLMTSALRSFLKYAHYRGEMSLDLAAAVPVIPNWSMPSIPRAISPDQVKQLLEGIDQHTAVGRRDYAILLLLARLGLRSSEVALLELDAIDWNTGTFSVRTKSGLRHEFPLPFAVGKAIAAYLRDGRPVSGSRRVFLRAKAPIRGFRGAGAIGSIVRHALKRAGIKAPTYGTHQFRHGLATEMLRQGASLGEIGDVLGHRHPQTTMIYTKVDLEALRTLALPWPGGAL, encoded by the coding sequence ATGAAATATCGTATCAATAACCAAGTCGTTTTATCGCAAATTCCCTTGGGCCCTCTTGCGGCTCATATTGGCTCATTTGCGGATTTCATTAGCGCTCAGGGCTATGCGCTGTATACAATTCATCGGCAGGTTCATCTAGCCGCGGACTTTAGTCAATGGCTTAAACTAAAGGGCATTGAGCTACATTGTATTTCCTCCGATCATCCAAGGCTGTATTTACGGGACCGCGCCCGGCAGGTGCAGCCATGTCGGGGTGATGCTGCGGCACTCAGTCATCTCATTGGCTTTTTGCGTGGTGAGGGTCTGATTCCCACAGAAAAAGTGTCGGAGCCTCGACTCACGCCGGCGGAGCACTGTGCGCAGGCCTACGAGCAATACCTGCGCGAGGCGCGTGCCCTGGCTGAAGCAACGATTGTCAACTACGTGCCGTTCATCAGCCATTTTCTTAAGGATTGCTTCGGCGACGGACCGGTTACACTCTCAGACCTGTCTGCCCGCGATGTCGTGAGCTTTGTTCAGCACCAAGCACAGCGGTTGCACAGGAAACGAGCCAAGCTCATGACCAGTGCCTTGCGCTCCTTCCTGAAGTACGCCCACTATCGCGGTGAGATGTCGTTGGATTTGGCGGCCGCGGTTCCGGTTATACCTAATTGGTCGATGCCATCGATTCCTCGTGCTATTTCGCCAGACCAAGTCAAGCAGTTATTGGAAGGCATTGATCAGCATACGGCGGTAGGACGTCGCGACTATGCCATTTTGCTGTTACTGGCTCGACTGGGATTACGGTCAAGCGAAGTGGCGCTTCTTGAACTCGATGCAATCGACTGGAACACCGGTACCTTCAGCGTGCGGACCAAGAGCGGTCTGCGCCATGAATTTCCCTTACCCTTTGCGGTAGGTAAAGCGATCGCTGCCTATCTGCGAGATGGACGACCGGTGAGTGGTAGCCGGCGTGTTTTTTTGCGCGCCAAGGCGCCCATCCGCGGGTTCCGGGGTGCCGGTGCGATTGGTTCTATCGTTCGTCATGCGCTTAAGCGCGCCGGAATCAAAGCGCCCACTTATGGAACGCATCAGTTTCGTCATGGCTTGGCCACCGAGATGCTGCGGCAGGGCGCCTCGCTAGGCGAGATTGGCGACGTGTTGGGTCATCGCCATCCCCAGACCACGATGATTTATACCAAGGTTGATCTTGAGGCGTTGCGTACGCTGGCTCTACCCTGGCCGGGAGGTGCACTATGA
- a CDS encoding tyrosine-type recombinase/integrase — protein sequence MNTLRQAVAEYLTLRRNLGFQLREAGKALLDFVTFMEQQHATYITQALALAWAQQAVKAQPIYWAQRLSCVRGFARYRSSSDPRTEIPLPGLLPFKPKRARPYLYSNQEITNLLQAALKMPHRYKNGALLPWVYYCLFGLLSVSGLRLNEARNLELQDIDLEAGVLTIRNAKFGKTRLVPVHASTCKVLADYIARRERHWAGRPVSTYLFVSSWGNRLDNGQIHRAFYALSRQIGLRNATDCHGPRLHDLRHRFATNTLVNWYRHDQDPERRLPLLSAYLGHVHIADTQWYLESAPELMREAMSRLEQHWEGRS from the coding sequence ATGAACACGCTTCGGCAAGCCGTTGCCGAGTACCTGACTCTGCGGCGTAATCTGGGTTTCCAATTGCGGGAAGCGGGTAAAGCTTTGCTCGATTTTGTCACCTTTATGGAGCAACAGCACGCGACCTATATCACCCAGGCGTTAGCGCTTGCCTGGGCGCAACAAGCTGTGAAGGCTCAACCCATCTATTGGGCTCAACGATTAAGCTGCGTGCGTGGATTTGCCCGTTATCGTAGTTCGAGCGATCCTCGCACGGAGATTCCACTGCCCGGTTTGTTACCGTTCAAGCCAAAGCGAGCTCGACCCTATCTCTACTCAAATCAAGAGATTACCAACTTACTGCAGGCTGCGCTAAAAATGCCGCATCGTTACAAAAACGGTGCTTTACTGCCCTGGGTCTATTATTGCCTGTTCGGACTGTTAAGTGTTTCAGGTCTGCGTCTCAATGAAGCCCGCAATCTCGAACTTCAAGATATCGACCTTGAAGCCGGGGTGTTGACGATCCGCAACGCTAAGTTCGGTAAAACCCGCTTGGTGCCCGTGCATGCCTCAACCTGCAAGGTGCTGGCAGATTATATCGCCAGACGCGAACGCCATTGGGCAGGACGGCCTGTTTCTACCTACTTGTTTGTCTCCAGTTGGGGCAATCGGTTGGACAATGGCCAGATCCATCGCGCTTTCTACGCATTGTCTCGGCAAATCGGATTGCGCAACGCGACCGACTGTCACGGCCCTCGATTGCATGACTTGAGACACCGATTTGCAACGAATACGCTAGTGAACTGGTATCGCCACGATCAGGATCCCGAGCGCCGTCTGCCTTTGTTGTCGGCCTACCTCGGCCATGTTCACATTGCCGATACGCAGTGGTATTTAGAGAGTGCGCCGGAGCTGATGCGGGAGGCGATGAGCCGCCTTGAGCAGCACTGGGAGGGCCGGTCATGA
- a CDS encoding site-specific integrase: MNTANSLAPLLERFFTQRLMQQRQASPHTIRSYRDTFRQFLIFAQERLHQPPSRLNVEQIDAPLIVAFLDELEKQRDLTVRSRNLRLTAIHSFFRYAAFELPTHAAQIQRVLAIPSKRFTRTLVSFFSRPEVDALLAAPDCSTWSGRRDHAFMLTAVQTGLRLSEMTGLKREDLVLGVGAHVRVIGKGRKERCIPLARSTLSVLKAWLREPQRGDEGVLFPNARGNRLSVHGVQYLLNKHRMAACNGCPSLGQKRVTVHRLRHTMAMDLLQAGVDRSVIALWLGHESVETTQIYLEATLAMKEQALARTTPPQGKLERYQPGDKLLNFLNSL; encoded by the coding sequence ATGAACACTGCCAACAGTTTAGCGCCCCTGTTGGAGCGTTTCTTTACCCAACGTTTGATGCAGCAGCGCCAGGCGAGTCCTCATACTATCCGCTCTTATCGAGATACCTTCCGTCAATTCCTGATCTTCGCTCAAGAGCGCTTGCATCAACCGCCGTCACGCCTTAATGTCGAGCAGATTGATGCCCCGTTGATTGTGGCCTTTCTGGATGAACTGGAAAAGCAGCGAGACCTAACCGTCCGCAGCCGTAATTTACGGCTCACGGCAATCCATTCCTTCTTTCGTTACGCCGCCTTCGAACTGCCTACTCATGCTGCCCAGATCCAGAGAGTGCTTGCCATCCCCAGCAAGCGCTTCACACGAACCTTGGTCAGTTTTTTCAGCCGTCCGGAAGTTGATGCGTTACTCGCCGCGCCCGATTGCAGCACTTGGTCCGGGCGGCGCGACCATGCGTTCATGCTAACGGCAGTACAGACGGGTTTGCGGTTATCCGAGATGACCGGACTCAAACGTGAGGACCTTGTCTTGGGAGTCGGCGCTCATGTGCGGGTAATCGGTAAGGGCCGAAAGGAACGCTGTATTCCTCTGGCAAGATCAACACTCTCCGTATTAAAAGCCTGGCTGCGAGAACCACAAAGAGGTGATGAGGGTGTGCTGTTTCCCAACGCGAGAGGCAACCGGCTCAGTGTCCATGGCGTTCAGTACCTGCTGAACAAGCATCGCATGGCAGCCTGCAATGGGTGTCCTTCACTTGGACAAAAGCGTGTCACTGTCCACCGATTGAGGCACACCATGGCCATGGACTTACTGCAAGCGGGCGTTGATCGCTCTGTGATTGCTTTGTGGCTCGGCCATGAATCCGTTGAGACAACCCAGATTTATCTGGAGGCAACACTTGCGATGAAAGAGCAGGCACTCGCCAGGACGACACCGCCACAGGGCAAGTTGGAACGTTATCAACCCGGTGATAAATTACTAAATTTTCTCAACAGTCTTTAG
- a CDS encoding site-specific integrase — protein MHLLQSGVAFNVIALWLGHESTTTTHRYVEADLAMKNKALARLQSPGEPSYRYQPDDDALLQFLQAL, from the coding sequence ATGCATCTGCTACAGTCTGGCGTGGCGTTTAACGTGATTGCCTTATGGCTGGGACATGAAAGCACCACCACTACCCATCGGTATGTAGAGGCCGACTTGGCGATGAAGAACAAGGCCTTGGCCAGACTTCAGTCGCCAGGGGAGCCAAGCTACCGTTACCAACCGGATGATGATGCACTGTTGCAGTTTCTTCAAGCACTATAA